The DNA segment ATCCTAAAATCTACTCTAATGTGAGTGCACCCTGctggctggctctgtgtgtgGCTCAACCACTGGTAAGATCAGCCGGGTGAACTGGCTGGTACAGATGCAAACGAGCTGTAGTGTCACAGCAAAGATTGTAGAGAGCCCAGATCAGAGCTGTTAACTTCTAATTGTCCCTGAGAGCTGGCAGGCAGACTTCACATGTCCCAGAAGATCTTGGGCCTCCCTTCTAGGTGTAGCTCAATTCAAATCCCACTTTAACTCATACCCACAGCATGAAGTGCAGGTTGAGCTCAGTAGTGAAAATCAAACATCCTTTGTGATCGCTACCTATGGTTTTGAATTGGAGTGTTTTTTAGcgttgaaatatttttgaattttatGCTGAGTGCTACTTAGACAATAAACAATGGACTGTTTTGCCTTTATTGCTTTGTAAGGTGTGTCTAAAAAGGTATATGGAAGTGTTGTATTAACAAAGGGAAGCACTTCAGAATGTAAGAACTGATTGTGCAGCACTCCAGCCATCTACAAGCAGCATTGCTTGCACTAAATGTGGGGAGTAAGCTCATTCTTGGTTTGtggtgttttgttgttgtttttgctgtttcCGTCCTTCCCAGGTAAATCGATTTTCAATCCCCTGTCCTTAATACAGCTCaaaaatttttgaaaattataTGAATAAATGGAAACCCCTGTCTCTTCAGAAAGAAGTATCTTATATATCACTCTTCAGGCTAGCAACTGGTAGTTTTTTGTCCATTGTTGGgggattttgttttctgttttgttttatcctgAGTCAGTACTCCGATGCAAAATTATAAGCACAGCCATGAGTAGGGCACTGAGTTATTAATTATCTGAAAGTGTCAAAATGAAACAAGACCAATTTTCAATAACTGAGCATAAAGAATACATACTGCTTGGGGAAGGTTCCAAGGCAGGTTGTAAATCTGCTCCTAGGTATCGAGCATTAGAAGCAAAAAAGATTTAGAAACCAGTTGGCTTTCACGATAGTTCTGCAAGAGGGAGAAATACCAGACAGTGGCCTACAGGTAATTCTCCAAGAATGTGAGAGGCTCTTGGCTGTTTTGTATGTTCATGTACAAGTTACATCCAAAAATCATACTGCTAAACTCCTATCTGGGTAACATTGACTCTATTTTACTCTCCCTCATGGGTCACATAGATGCAAAAATCTATGCATTCACACAAAGTAACACCATCCTTTTGGATGACATTGACTAAATATGTTTAGCGACTCCTATACACTACTACTCCTTTTGTAACCTTGATTTCAGCAGTTTGGATATGTTAATTCTAATCTTCATGTTGCcttgtgttttttaaattgaaagcATAACTTGTCTGACTCCTGTGATTATCTCTTCCAGCTAAAGGTAGAGTTCCATAATTTTAGGGAATCTAATGCAGTTATACATTCAGGAGAATGATTATTAGACTGTTGTGATGTTCATGTATTATACCTTTTATATGTTTAACACCAAAAAGTTAAGTCTGAAATGTTCTTTACCTAGCATGTAATCTGTGAACCTTCTTTTGTCTTTGTTTCTAGGTCTTCCGGAACAATACTACAGTCTCACTTGGTTCCTTAGCCCCATACTGGGCCTGATCTTCACTCCACTCATAGGTTCAGCTAGTGACCGCTGCACACTGAGCTGGGGCCGCCGGCGGCCTTTTATTCTTGCTCTCTGCATTGGTGTCCTCTTTGGTGTTGCGCTTTTCCTTAATGGCTCTGTTATAGGTAAATATTGGGGGAAAtgacctgcattcctcttttgctgTAGTCTTGAATCTGAAATATGTAAAAAAAGTGAGATTAGGTGCAGTTGATTATATTATATGATAACATACAGTCTTGTGAAATTTCTAACGTGAACTACCCCAAACTTTGGGGGGGTTTTTCTCTTAAAAAGTGCAGTAGTGTGGTAAATACAGGAATAGATGTGTTGCAAGCATGGCTATAACTACTAATGCAGAGTCATTAATACAGTGGCTGTCAGCATTATATTTACAGGCGCTTAAATAAATTCGGCTGATTCTTGACATGGGAAAACTGTAGCAACCTGTTCACAGGGAAATGTTTCCTGTTGTGATCCATTTTCCCTTTAATGCATATCTGGCAACACATCCTGTTtccagcattatttcaaaaattatcttttcactttttcttgttcttttcttagTCCTGGTATTGAAAAAGTCCAGAACAGTTGATATTTGTTTATCAGAAACCATATgtgggaaaataatttttcccgAGTCCCCATCAAAgttgttaaaaataaattgtttgctTAGAGCATAGTTTACTTCAAGATTTAATCTAGGATCTGAGAATCTCTGTGAATTTAGTATGGGACTGGCAGCAGCAAGTAAATTTGGACAAACATTTACATCACCTTTTGGATTGATACAGTCTCAAGGAACTGAGCCATAACCCTATTTTGCTCTTATTTATGTGGTCAATGCACCTGTTTTTTACCAGAAGCCTTAATATTTCAGGAAGCAAACTGCACATTTGTCACAAAGTTTAGCATTTTACCTTTCCAAAGCCTGCCTTGACAAGCCTTGTGATGTTTAACTTCCTACAACTTGCCCAGGATAAAAATTCTTCCTGTTAATAAACAATTCGCATCTATTTCTTAAACATCAACTGCTTCCATTGCTTTGCTGTACCAGTTTTTAgtctctgaaaaaaataaataataaaaacctTAATACTTGAAGGAGTAGGTAATACATGATGTGGTTGTTTGCTCTGTCCACTAGTTGCCCCTTCCTACTTGTGCTATTCCTCCTCCTGCAGGCTTGTGAAAGCCATCTGACTGCAGACCACCTAATAATATACCTGtgtagaaagaaacaaaaaagcagtcaagtagcactttaaagactaacaaaataatttattaggtgagcttttgtgggacagacccacttcttcagaccacggtcataccagaacagactcattctGATTTAAGATTAATCTCCATGTTAAAGTGTGCATCAGTGTGTATTGGCACACACAGCTTAATGCATCAGCTATAACTTGGCAGCACTTCATCTTGTGATTAAGTTGTTACAAAATCCAAGTGTGCTGGTTTTTTTCAAACTTTGGTTTAAAGTTATTCTCATTTTGTCACTATGGGGGCCATTTCAGTATTGCCTAAGGAACAGACACACACCATCATGCACTGTATGTTCCATAGGATTCCTTTTAAAACACAGAAGCAATTGCAGGCCCTAGAAGTCAGTGGCATTGTTTTGAGTGACCCCTGCACATTCCAACTTGTGAAATGCACTGTTAATGTATCTTGCACGAGTGGGGCCATCTAGTAGTGCTTGGTATTGAAGAGTGGAATGTAAAACATTGAACGGAGAAAAATGAAACTAGTATAACTGCATTCATAATGAATAATTTGACGCATTATGTAACTTTGTGTCTGCTGTCCTCTCTACCTCTTGTGGGGTTTGAAGGATAACATGCATGAAGAACAGTGGCTGATactttaaggctgcatctacaaatgcatttttgtgatcaaaaatgcaaataaatgttgATTTActaatctcatgcttcatttgcataatctcatgagATTGCACTTCTGTAAAaggcttttctgaaagaaaacaaagctgTGTAGGTGGACTTCCTTTGAAACAAAAcaccgtttttgaaagaacccttcttcctattttgtttcaggaaggagggctctttcgaaaagagGTTTTGTTTCGAAAGAACCTTGTCTACATGGCTGTATTTTCTTTTGTAAGAGCCTTTTGCAGAAGTGCAATCTCATGAGATtacgcaaatgaagtgcaagacttgtaaatcagcgcttcatttgcatttttgatcacccTCTTTGCATTCCGCTTCCGacagtggaatgcagtgtagatgcagcttaaggtGTACAAAACCAACTCTTAAAAAACAAATATCGCCTTGTGAATATAAAAATGTACCTTTTCCTGCAAACCATGTAAGAAGCTGTGCCAGAGAACTGAAATGACCATTTTATTCTGTAAAGGAATGTTTCCAGTAAGTGTGGTGGCTGCCTTTCTCATTAGGAGATTAACCTTGCTTTTGAGTAGTTTTTGCCCATTTTGCATAAAATgcatggtgtttttttttttttcttttttgcctgttcttccctcccttcttcccaaCCCACTGCACCCTTAGGTCTAGCCATTGGAGATGTCCCAGACAAACAGCCCATTGGCATAGTTCTTACAGTGCTCGGGGTAGTGGTATTGGATTTTTGTGCTGATGCAACAGAGGGGCCAATTCGGGCCTATTTACTGGACGTGGTGGACAGCGAAGAACAAGACATGGCGCTCAACATCCATGCCTCTTCTGCTGGTATGTGGTTCACTTATCTCTCCTACAATTTTTGTATCTGCATGAAGTTGTCAAGTCATTACTTAATTGATCTGCATTGAAAAATTAGTTGTAGTTGTTCACTGAACTTGCTCCTCCAGTCTGACTGCCTCGTAGCCATCTTCCCACTCATCTGCGTTGGGGGAGGTCTTGACACTTTGAAGAGGCCATCTATGTGAGCCCAGGCTATGGCAAAATACTTATGAGGGGTGATTATTTGTACCACCAAATCACTTAGAGGAGGACCAGTCAATATTAGGCGCTGTTGCGTTTTGCAAACATGTAGGGAGATGGTCTCTTCCCTTACATATTTGCAATTTGAGtagaaaagacagacaaaatgGCAAAAATAGTGAGTGAGTTTAACTTGTGGTTGGGCCAGTGATTAATTCCACTAAAATCCTGAAGCAATTTGGATATACTCCAGTGTAAGTGAAAGGAAAATTGATGCGGTGCCTATTTAAAATGTCCGGTAATATACCAAATGAAGATTGATTTTCAAACATTTAATATTAAACTCTGACTTTTCTTCCCCCCATACTTGTAAATGAACCACATCACATGTGAGTTTAGGGCAAAACTGAAGTGATTGTACTCTGGCCAGTTATATCAGCTTGTTTTCTCATGAGGAAAAGCGTAATACTGAGAACATTGGCCTAACCCTTCACATACAGTCTGAGTTTTATCTAAAGctgtagaattttaaaaattactttattttgtgaGAATTTGCATGACAAGAAGCTTCTTATTTCTGGAACCTCTTTGCGTTGCCAGACTGAGTTGACTCCAGCctggaaatgtattttaaattaaagatgGGAAATCCAGATTTCCTTTGTACCATCGCTTAAAACAGTTCATGGGTGTCGCAAAAGTATTCTGCCTGTAATCAGACTCTTAGTTCTCATGAAACAAAAAATTTCTTAAACATCATAGTGGACACTTGAACATGTCGCACCTTCTGATTGATCATCTGGGGGTGCCTTAGATGAAATGGTATTTCAAGGGAGACTTAAGTTTGCGATTAGACTGAATGTAACTTTATTATCATGCAATAAAATGgtaacttttttccccccttcctcaGGTCTCGGAGGAGCCATTGGCTATATGTTAGGAGGGCTGGACTGGATGCAGACCTTCCTGGGTGACCTTTTTAAATCGCAAGAAcaagttcttttcttttttgcagcCATTATTTTCTCCGTCTCTGTTGCTCTTCACCTTTTTAGCATTGAGGAAGAACAGTATAACCCTCAGCAAGACAGAATCGAAGATGAAGCAGACACACTGTCGAGTGTTAAGCTTAGTGGCAGCCTTCCGCCTCTGAATCGACTGAATGTCATTAATGAGGAAGAGCCGTATGGGACCTCTGTGTACCCAGAGGAGGTTCAGTCAGAGCAAGACCTCAATCTGGACTTCCTTGAGGTGGACATAGTACGGAGTAAGAGCGATTCTGTTCTGCACATGCCAGATGCTACTCTGGAAATGGAATCTGAGCTGCTTTTTCTACATGACATTGAGCCCTCCATTTTTCACGACTCTTCATACCCAACCACTCCCCTCAGCACTAGCCAGGAACTTCTGAAGTACAAATTCAACCGTCTGTCTGCTTTCCTCAGGGAAAATGAAAAGGAGGAGATGTTGCTTGATAATCACTTGAATGAAGCCAAACTCCCCAATGGCAGTGGCTCCCTACCAAAAGACCTCCTCAATGGACACGCTAGGATTGGCATGAAGCAATCCAGTACTTCAAACTCCATGCGCAGGCGAAGGCACATGTTCTATCGTCAGCCCTCTTACACTTTCTCCTACTATGGCAAAATTGGCTCTCACCGCTATCGTTTCCGACGGGCTAATGCCATTGTCTTGATCAAGTCCTCCCGCAGCATGAACGATATCTATGACATGCAGAAAAGGCAGCGGCAGAGGTACCGACACAGAAATCAGAGCAGCGCAACCAATTCTAGTGGAGACACAGAGAGTGAAGAAGGGGAAACAGAAACCACTGTCAGACTTCTGTGGCTGTCTATGCTCAAAATGCCCAATGAGCTCCTGAGGCTTTGCCTGTGTCACCTCTTAACGTGGTTTTCCATCATCGCTGAAGCTGTGTTTTATACGGATTTCATGGGACAGGTCATCTTTAAAGGGGATCCCAAGGTGAGCAAATAGCCTGTGTTGCCAGTGCAGAACTGTCTGCccctctctgaggcagcacaaaaacaaaggggaaaaaagaagagggaaaaaaaattgcgaagcttgcagcacaaaagaaaaacctgtgtCCTCTCAAAAATCCTGGGTTCTCAGCATGATCCCACCACTATGCCACCATGtcatggcttcttccccactttagcaaaacaaatgcaaaagtgggggccagcaaaagtaccttcaaaaccttatttacgaggttttggtataaacttccccccaaaatcctaaaaaccttagattttgggaataaaatttgctgccaccacccaagtaataataaaaaaaaccaggAAAAGACAACTTAAAAAAtgttagccccaaaagtaaaaaaccaaaacacaaacattaaccaataccaggttaatttaaaaaaaaacttttattattacaacaatatttatgttgcaagccttataactaaataaaaaagttacaaagtaaaaaaaaatttttaaaaagtgcacaaacattaaatcccacttcccaaaccataaaacaataaaacctAACAAATTTGGCtgaactttaccctacttacaaaaaattggagggcctgttcttggaggaaaATATTCTGTGTTTGTCTCCGtcatggctttaaaaaaaaaaaaaagcaacagaggacacaaaaagggaggagccaaaaaatgtAATTCTTACCtgcattcctataggccaaccccacctggctaagcaggttaacccttttactcccaggctgctggctaacccttatAACAGCTTGTCATTTGGTTTGGTTATACTCTGATAAATCTTTGTTCTGTACAGGGCCCTTCTAATTCTACAGAACTGCAGGCCTACAATGCCGGGGTTCAGATGGGCTGCAGGGGCTTGGTCATTTATGCTGCAACTGCTGCTGTTTGCTCAGGTGAGAGACTCCCTTCGAACTAGCAGGGAAGGATATTTTTCGTGACTCGTGAGTGGAACCCTGTAAAGACAGTACATTTAAATGTTTTTCTGCATACATTTGTCTAGATTACAGAGCGCACCAGCCAGTCAGCTCCTGCTGGTTTGAGAAAACAGTGGGAAGAAACTGGCAAATACATTTTATATTGTACAATGGGAGATTTAAGTCTGGCTGCTTAAGAGTCTGTATGGCAAAGTGCCTCAGATGCAGAAATACAAGCACATCCTTTCTAATAAGTTAAAACCAAAAACCACCTTTGAGGACACTTTTGCTCTTTAGCCAGCCAGCCATCAGAAAGCTAAAACTATACCTACCAAAAATGTTAAtctgatgtgttttttttaaagccccaGATGAGCTGTTCTTAAAAGCAAAATTATAAATATACTATTGTAAGACGTGAATGTTCAGTCTGACAGATAAGCAGTCTATGAACTTCAGAGTTATTACTGAAATATACAGTAATAAAGTGGTTGAGGCATACTTTAATGCTGCCTTTTGCAACTCACACATGGGTGCACGTGTGAATTACAACTTAATATCCTTGGGACTATTTCATGTTGTTTAGGCATGTCCAGATGCTTCATTCTAAATACAAAAGGAAGTGGGGTTGCTTCTGCAGCTGGGTTATTTAATTACAAAAAATATTCAATTTAGTAAGGCTCTGAGGTTAGGAATTAAATCTATCCTGCGCTCAAAAAGATGTAGATGCTTGATTTTAACTGAAAATGTTGGTTATCAACATCTATGGCCTATAGTGGTAGCAAGGTCCTTTGAACTGGAATCCTGCCTCACCAGAATTCTGGTCCAGTTCTGCCACAGGCTTGAAATGTGGCCTtcggcaagtcacttaacctctgttTTGTCATGGTTTTCTACCTCCTAAGTAGATGGTGAAGATGAATCAGTGCTGCTACAACATTTGGAACATGGAAAGTGCCAGCCCTTAAACATTATGTTGGATTGAAAGTTGTGACATATAATTGAATAGACTTACGTGGGGTCTTTTGTTTTGCAGCCTTGCTACAAAAATACTTGGACAACTACGACCTTAGTATAAAGGTGATCTACATTCTGGGCACATTGGGTTTTGCTATTGGCACTGCAGTGATGGCTATCTTCCCCAATGTGTATGTCGCGATGATAATGATCAGCACGATGGGAATAGTCTCTATGAGTATCTCCTACTGTCCTTATGCGCTTTTAGGGCAATACCATGAAATTAAACAGGTATGTTGAATTTAATCATAGCAGTTCACTTCCACTTCCTTATTTAAGTTTCTGAGCAGCCAAATAGTTTCGCCATGTCCTTTTGTTTGATATATGTGCTTTGTTGGGGCATGTCCCAGAGAAAAGAGAACAGCTGAATTGATGGTGAAGTAATGGCTGCTACTTAATAAGGTCTCAGCACCAATTCTGCTCAGTAGGCATACATTAGCTTGGTACCAAGTTGCTAAATGACAGTGTGAAAGGGGTTAAATGCATATGAAATACAGACCACAAGCCATTAATTGAAAAGGAGTCATCACATAAtgataaaatgaaaactgacacgaGTGCCACCACTGCACTCATTCTTCACTCTATCTTCAGTCTTGGCAAACCTTTTCTTCAAAGGACCTGCTCCCTTAATTGAGAGCGtaggctgtctgcagagctggcccATCTAAGCACCATCTGATGTATTGTAAGCATGTTAGAGGCTCTCCTTGTCTGGAGATACAATTCCTGGGCTGTAAGTGCAACGATTGTGGTAGACAACAGAAATGCAGTCAACTTCACTTTCAGATTAGCGCTTCTGTGTTTTGGGTTTCAGCCTGGAAGAGAACTTGTGGGGTGCATCTGTTTTCATTAGCATTATGTTTAAAATCATGGAGAAGTTTATGTAAATGATATATATAAAATTTAATGTGGAGCCAGCTGTGATGGCAAAGGCTCTTAAACTAGAGTGATCAAAAGCCTGTCTGATGTGAATGAGCAGAACCAACCTTAGTAGGACCTGTATGGATAGAAGTATTTTTATTGCCTCCTTGAACCACAGACTCTCCAAGCAGAAGTAAAAGTGGTGCCTGTCTAACCATTCAGTGTTTCCTACTCTCCCTCCTGAGTGGAGAGATGGTGTGTTTAAGAGGGCATGTGCTCCAGGAGGTATGTCTCATGTCTATTCCTTCTTTCAGTATGTTCACCACAGCCCTGGAAACTCAAAGCGAGGATTTGGCATAGATTGTGCTATCCTGTCCTGCCAGGTTTACATCTCACAGATCCTGGTTGCCTCAGCACTTGGAGGAGTGGTGGATGTAGTAGGCACAGTCCAGGTTATTCCAGTGGTGGCATCACTAGGATCCTTCCTGGGCTTTTTGACCGCTACCTTCCTGGTTATTTACCCTGACGTCACTGAGGACCAAAAGGAAGAACAGAAAGGACTGAGCCCTCCCAAGACTACTGAaaccaatggtgcagctgcggagaaACCACCGGCTATAATGCTCTCACAAAAAGAGGCAGCCTCGTCAGATTTGGAAAGCGAGTCAACCGTATGAATGGGCCATTGTTACTTATACACATTCCAAGCAGTTTAGGTGCATGAATCAGGACATTCTTAATGAGAAAATTCTGACTTTTCATTAGTTACTTGTTgcttaagctgcagcaaaaaATAGCTATTTCATGCAAAACTGTAGATGAAATTCTGTAGTCCTAGGATAGATTTGAACAGATAGCTATTATGCCGATTGCTTTCTCTAAAAGTTAGAAATTGTCTCTTctgaatgctttttttaaaatttaagaacACACTTAGATTTCCAATATATAAATCAGCAGGTACCTTGTTTGTTCTtgcatgttttaaaatgtcatgACAGGTTCACAATGTATACAATTAGCAGTTGAGGAAAAAATGAGCGTTTTGCAATTTTAGACTAATTGAAATCAAAAGTTATTTGGACCATAGGCTTCATCAGTGATGTTTGTCTGAACATTTCTGGTCTTGCCAATTTTAATAAGTGAGGCATctatacatttgattttttttctctttttttttttgtagacacAATATGTGCTTTAACAGCTATAATTTTTTAACATCCATCTAGATTTTATTCTCTTATAGTGGGTGCAATCACTACTACATATTTTTCTTTGCAATGACTtaagttttaaaaaagcaattactACAGTTAAAAAGATCTGCTGTCAATTTTTATTCAAATCTGTTCCCAAGTGCTACTGCTTATCAGAAGTGGATGGTATTGGGCGTATGACTTAGCTGCtgttcagcagcagctgggaaggtgATCAGTTCTCGCAGTAAGTACTGGAGTGCAGAATTTAAGGAGTGTAACTGGGACATGCTGTGACAATTTTAGCAGGGAGTTTTTTTATATGTAACTTCCTGGGTTCCTTGGCTTTTTTATCTAGAGCTGATCATCTCATTTTACAAAACTACCATGGAGAAGGGAATCTCATTCAGTTGGCTTCATTGAAGTGAGGGGAGGATTCCCCTCTCTGTGGGACAGGAAGTTTTTGATTGCACTTTTATGATGCTTGTCTGGGAATCACAGTAGTCCAGTGACAGTGTCAGTCCAACAAGGTAAACCAAAGGCCTACCTCTGACTTTATGCCATAGTCTGG comes from the Carettochelys insculpta isolate YL-2023 chromosome 2, ASM3395843v1, whole genome shotgun sequence genome and includes:
- the SLC45A4 gene encoding solute carrier family 45 member 4, with product MVMKMAPQNADSESMQVQELPVTDLQKPANKENESREETISEGSINRIPVRLWVMHGAVMFGREFCYAMETALVTPVLLQIGLPEQYYSLTWFLSPILGLIFTPLIGSASDRCTLSWGRRRPFILALCIGVLFGVALFLNGSVIGLAIGDVPDKQPIGIVLTVLGVVVLDFCADATEGPIRAYLLDVVDSEEQDMALNIHASSAGLGGAIGYMLGGLDWMQTFLGDLFKSQEQVLFFFAAIIFSVSVALHLFSIEEEQYNPQQDRIEDEADTLSSVKLSGSLPPLNRLNVINEEEPYGTSVYPEEVQSEQDLNLDFLEVDIVRSKSDSVLHMPDATLEMESELLFLHDIEPSIFHDSSYPTTPLSTSQELLKYKFNRLSAFLRENEKEEMLLDNHLNEAKLPNGSGSLPKDLLNGHARIGMKQSSTSNSMRRRRHMFYRQPSYTFSYYGKIGSHRYRFRRANAIVLIKSSRSMNDIYDMQKRQRQRYRHRNQSSATNSSGDTESEEGETETTVRLLWLSMLKMPNELLRLCLCHLLTWFSIIAEAVFYTDFMGQVIFKGDPKGPSNSTELQAYNAGVQMGCRGLVIYAATAAVCSALLQKYLDNYDLSIKVIYILGTLGFAIGTAVMAIFPNVYVAMIMISTMGIVSMSISYCPYALLGQYHEIKQYVHHSPGNSKRGFGIDCAILSCQVYISQILVASALGGVVDVVGTVQVIPVVASLGSFLGFLTATFLVIYPDVTEDQKEEQKGLSPPKTTETNGAAAEKPPAIMLSQKEAASSDLESESTV